A part of Candidatus Zymogenaceae bacterium genomic DNA contains:
- a CDS encoding 4-vinyl reductase: MSESEKTVTNISIRATYDSLGDVLGPRARDMIFRNAGMGRVLESVPDYTWEKNYTNAELVMLYYKTVDLVGVVGAQGILRQMGYTNAEKTDQVLRILDQFTDLSPKELLYKGFELLKTAINRGDVENGIGDVPQFNVHDCTMCRGVVSRKPYCSPYAGALQYFTDRAFGRGEYLVIETKCKAKGDDTCLFELRQR, translated from the coding sequence ATGAGTGAATCGGAGAAGACCGTCACCAACATCTCAATCAGGGCAACCTACGACTCTCTTGGAGATGTCCTGGGTCCCCGGGCCCGAGACATGATATTCAGGAACGCCGGCATGGGGCGTGTGCTGGAAAGCGTTCCCGATTATACCTGGGAGAAGAATTATACAAACGCCGAACTGGTGATGTTGTACTACAAGACGGTTGATCTGGTGGGAGTGGTGGGAGCCCAGGGGATTCTCCGGCAGATGGGATACACAAACGCCGAAAAGACCGACCAGGTTCTGCGGATACTCGATCAATTCACTGACCTGTCGCCCAAAGAGCTGTTGTATAAAGGGTTTGAATTGCTCAAAACCGCCATTAACCGGGGAGACGTGGAAAACGGGATCGGCGATGTCCCGCAATTCAACGTACACGACTGCACGATGTGTCGTGGTGTCGTCAGCAGAAAGCCGTACTGCTCTCCATATGCCGGCGCGCTCCAGTATTTTACCGATCGAGCCTTCGGCAGGGGAGAATACCTGGTGATCGAAACCAAGTGCAAGGCGAAGGGAGACGATACCTGCCTGTTTGAACTGAGACAGAGATAG
- a CDS encoding DUF2088 domain-containing protein yields MKVNLPELLWYGNRTLTIDLPDDWDVTLHPMRGAESPPLSTDDMRRALTSPCGSPRLLDLARGKRTAVIVFDDITRPTRVGEIAPLVIEELIAGGIDEGEITFVCALGNHGAHTSHEFRKKLSPDILERFRVFNHNAYEHCVLKGETSRGTKVLINREVAEADLVVGIGCVTAHANTGFSGGGKIMLPGVSHIDSAAHYHIQVHGIAPETCGLGRFDGNVMEADIREAARLAGLDFKVDVLVNGRGETAVFFCGDVLAQHDKAVEQAKSFYALDPAPEDRDVIISNAFIKANELFIAVALGDQALRGRPGTVVVVANAPEGQIPHYFQRSFGRNYGGRHYPIARIREGLDVILVAPHYDRTFTDWIENREVVKRVASWEEARRLLEASHGSGTRVGVIPNGTISYIDAGV; encoded by the coding sequence ATGAAGGTGAACCTGCCCGAACTGCTTTGGTACGGTAACCGGACCCTCACCATCGATCTTCCCGACGACTGGGACGTGACCCTGCATCCCATGCGGGGGGCCGAGTCCCCTCCCCTTTCCACCGACGACATGAGGCGGGCGCTGACCTCGCCGTGCGGTTCCCCCCGGCTTCTTGATCTGGCCCGGGGAAAGCGGACCGCCGTCATCGTCTTCGATGACATCACCCGCCCCACCCGGGTGGGGGAGATCGCACCGCTTGTTATCGAGGAGCTGATAGCCGGGGGCATCGATGAGGGGGAGATCACCTTCGTCTGCGCCCTGGGAAACCACGGCGCCCATACCTCCCACGAATTCAGAAAGAAGCTCAGCCCGGATATTCTGGAGCGCTTTCGCGTCTTCAACCACAACGCCTATGAACACTGTGTGCTCAAAGGGGAGACGTCCCGGGGGACGAAGGTACTCATCAACCGGGAGGTGGCGGAGGCGGACCTGGTCGTGGGCATCGGCTGCGTGACGGCCCACGCCAACACCGGCTTTTCCGGGGGAGGAAAGATCATGCTCCCCGGTGTGTCCCATATAGACAGCGCCGCCCACTATCACATCCAGGTCCACGGTATCGCTCCCGAGACCTGCGGCCTGGGCCGGTTTGACGGGAATGTCATGGAGGCGGACATCCGGGAGGCGGCGCGCTTGGCGGGGCTGGACTTCAAGGTGGATGTCCTGGTCAACGGCAGGGGAGAGACGGCGGTCTTTTTTTGCGGAGACGTTCTGGCACAGCATGATAAGGCGGTAGAACAGGCCAAAAGCTTCTACGCCCTTGATCCCGCGCCGGAAGATCGCGATGTCATCATCTCCAACGCATTTATCAAGGCGAACGAATTATTCATCGCCGTGGCCCTGGGGGACCAGGCGCTTCGGGGTCGTCCGGGCACCGTGGTGGTCGTCGCCAACGCCCCCGAGGGACAGATTCCCCACTATTTCCAGCGCAGCTTCGGCCGGAATTACGGCGGCAGGCATTACCCCATCGCCCGGATTCGGGAAGGGCTTGATGTTATCCTGGTGGCGCCCCATTACGACAGGACCTTCACCGACTGGATTGAAAACCGGGAGGTGGTCAAGAGGGTGGCTTCGTGGGAGGAGGCGCGGCGTCTCCTGGAGGCGTCGCACGGTTCCGGCACCCGGGTGGGGGTGATTCCCAACGGCACCATTTCATATATTGATGCCGGCGTATAA